One stretch of Prinia subflava isolate CZ2003 ecotype Zambia chromosome 19, Cam_Psub_1.2, whole genome shotgun sequence DNA includes these proteins:
- the MTMR3 gene encoding myotubularin-related protein 3 isoform X3: MDEETQHSLECIQANQIFPRKQLIREDENLQVPFIELHGESTEYVGRAEDAIIALSNYRLHIKFKESVVNVPLQLIESVECRDIFQLHLTCKDCKVIRCQFSTFEQCQDWLKRLNNAIRPPSKIEDLFSFAYHAWCMEVYASEKEQHGDLCRPGEHVTSRFKNEVERMGFDMNNAWRISNINEKYKLCGSYPQEIIVPAWITDKELESVASFRSWKRIPAVVYRHQSNGAVISRCGQPEVSWWGWRNADDEHLVQSVAKACASDSRSNSNKLMNGNCSRDLSNGGDLSDVEFDSSISNASGAESLAIQPQKLLILDARSYAAAVANRAKGGGCECPEYYPNCEVVFMGMANIHSIRKSFQSLRLLCTQMPDPGNWLSALESTKWLQHLSVLLKSALLVVHAVDRDQRPVLVHCSDGWDRTPQIVALAKLLLDPYYRTTEGFQVLVETEWLDFGHKFADRCGHGENSDDLNERCPVFLQWLDCVHQLQRQFPCSFEFNEAFLVKLVQHTYSCLFGTFLCNNAKERGEKHTQERTCSVWSLLRAANKAFKNLLYSSQSESVLYPVCHVRNLMLWSAVYLPCSSPSTPADDTCAPYPVPGSSPEEQPLGRLPKTRSFDNLTTACDSSVPTTNRRSSDPSLNEKWQEHRRSLELSSLGPPGDDPFEGDGLSRQGRAPVGAELSVAAGVAEGQMENILQEATKDDVGLEEHLRGGLEAAGKGAEVGLDKEKRADNLCGEKAEVDTGTTTNNPTANPHPASRGAAELRGQQDEHSDPSSAPQKAPQGRGLQAVPSEGNRDAPNNTEEEGVGKGEGEAESPYSTAQASLALPLTALLEERTSNIESSTETLTETEAKPELMPRAPCHRPHPFDNSADELSQTVESRPEGECMIELQKLGSRAHRTSGSSTTHLPMPSPCALPLADRKDELVYNGELELENKLVEKPAGFTAPKFPATNGHCVNGEDGRVKASLSRQVSAASCSSAQLHLRNLHQKWMFSQLGKQAAGSPDQPARSHLDDDGMPVYSDVIQQRLRQIETGHQQEVETLKKQVQELKSRLESQLLNSSLRLNGDYGDEVTSIPDSESNLDQNCLSRCSTEIFSEASWEQVDKQDTEVTRWLPDHLAAHCYGCDSAFWLASRKHHCRNCGNVFCSSCCNQKVPVPSQQLFEPSRVCKSCYSSLHPGSSSLDLELDKPITATSN, encoded by the exons ATG GATGAGGAGACTCAGCACAGCCTTGAATGCATCCAGGCTAATCAGATTTTTCCCAGGAAGCAGCTGATCCGAGAGGATGAGAACCTTCAG GTGCCCTTCATTGAGCTCCACGGGGAGAGCACGGAGTACGTGGGACGAGCAGAGGATGCCATCATTGCCCTTTCCAACTACAGGCTCCACATCAAGTTCAAGGAGTCTGTGGTGAAT GTTCCATTGCAGCTCATCGAGAGTGTGGAGTGCCGGGATATATTCCAGCTTCATTTGACTTGCAAGGACTGCAAGGTTATAAG GTGTCAGTTTTCCACCTTTGAGCAGTGTCAGGACTGGCTGAAGAGGCTGAACAATGCCATCCGCCCCCCGTCCAAGATTGAGGACCTGTTCTCCTTTGCCTACCACGCCTGGTGCATGGAGGTTTACGCCAGTGAGAAGGAGCAGCACGGGGACTTGTGTCGGCCAG GAGAACATGTAACTTCCAGGTTTAAGAACGAAGTGGAGCGGATGGGGTTTGATATGAACAATGCCTGGAGGATTTCCAACATCAATGAGAAGTACAA GCTGTGTGGCAGTTACCCCCAGGAGATCATCGTTCCCGCCTGGATCACGGACAAGGAGCTGGAGAGCGTGGCCAGCTTCCGCTCCTGGAAGCGCATCCCTGCCGTGGTGTACAG GCACCAGAGCAATGGGGCAGTGATCTCCCGCTGCGGCCAGCCCGAGGTgagctggtggggctggaggaaCGCTGACGATGAGCACCTGGTGCAGTCCGTAGCCAAAGCCTGTGCCTCAGACTCCAGGTCCAACAGTAACAAGTTAATGAATGGGAATTGCTCCAGGGATTTGTCCAATGGAGGGGACCTCTCTGACGTGGAATTTG ACTCCTCCATCTCCAATGCCTCAGGAGCAGAGAGTTTGGCAATCCAGCCTCAGAAGCTTTTGATCCTGGACGCGCGATCTTACGCAGCAGCCGTGGCCAACAGAGCCAAGGGGGGTGGCTGTGAGTGCCCAG AATATTACCCCAACTGTGAAGTGGTGTTCATGGGGATGGCAAACATCCATTCCATCCGCAAGAGCTTCCAGTCGCTGCGTCTGCTCTGCACACAAATGCCAGATCCAGGAAA TTGGCTGTCAGCTCTGGAGAGCACCAAGTGGCTGCAGCACCTGTCAGTGCTCCTGAAATCCGCGCTGCTGGTGGTGCACGCCGTGGACCGCGACCAGCGGCCGGTGCTGGTTCACTGCTCCGACGGCTGGGACCGCACGCCCCAGATCGTGGCCCTGGCCAAACTCCTGCTGGACCCCTACTACAGGACCACCGAG ggtttCCAGGTGCTGGTGGAGACGGAGTGGCTGGATTTTGGCCACAAGTTTGCAGATCGCTGTGGCCACGGGGAGAATTCTGACGACCTCAATGAGCGCTGCCCGGTGTTCCTGCAGTGGCTGGACTGCGTCCATCAGCTCCAGAGGCAGTTCCCCTGCTCCTTCGAATTTAACGAAGCATTCCTT GTGAAGTTGGTGCAGCACACCTACTCCTGCCTCTTTGGAACATTCCTGTGCAACAATGcgaaagagagaggagagaaacaCACTCAGGAACGGACCTGCTCCGTCTGGTCTTTGCTGCGGGCAGCAAACAAAGCCTTCAAAAACCTGCTCTACTCCTCCCAGTCGGAATCT GTGCTGTATCCCGTGTGCCATGTGCGGAACTTGATGCTCTGGAGCGCCGTTtacctgccctgctcctccccctCCACGCCCGCCGACGACACCTGTGCCCCgtaccctgtgccaggctctaGCCCCGAAGAGCAGCCTCTGGGCAG GCTACCAAAGACGAGATCCTTCGACAATCTGACGACAGCCTGTGACAGCAGCGTGCCTACAACCAACCGCCGGAGCAGCGACCCCAGCCTCAACGAGAAGTGGCAGGAGCACCGGCGCTCGCTGGAGCTCAGCAGCCTGGGCCCCCCTGGGGACGACCCCTTCGAGGGGGACGGGCTGagccggcagggcagggcccccGTGGGGGCAGAGCTCTCTGTGGCAGCCGGGGTGGCAGAGGGACAAATGGAGAACATTCTGCAGGAGGCCACTAAAGATGATGTTGGGCTGGAGGAGCACTTGAGGGGTggcctggaggcagcagggaaaggggctgAGGTTGGCCTGGATAAGGAGAAGAGAGCTGACAATCTGTGTGGGGAAAAGGCCGAGGTGGATACAGGTACCACAACGAACAATCCCACAGCCAACCCACACCCGGCCTCACGCGGTGCTGCGGAGCTCAGAGGACAGCAGGACGAGCACAGCGACCCCAGCAGCGCTCCCCAGAAGGCCCCTCAGGGGAGAGGACTGCAGGCTGTTCCTTCCGAGGGAAACAGAGATGCTCCAAACAACACGGAGGAGGAAGGTGTTGGGAAAGgtgaaggagaagcagaaagcccgtacagcacagcccaggccagccttgccttgcctctgacagccctgctggaggAAAGGACATCCAACATCGAAAGCTCCACAGAAACCTTAACGGAGACCGAAGCAAAGCCCGAGCTCATGCCCAGGGCTCCGTGCCACAGACCTCACCCCTTCGACAACAGCGCTGATGAGCTGTCCCAAACTGTAGAGAGCAGGCCCGAGGGGGAGTGCATGATAGAGCTCCAAAAACTGGGATCAAGAGCGCATAGGACTTCTGGTAGCAGCACCACACACCTCCCGATGCCTTCCCCTTGTGCCTTGCCTCTAGCAGACCGCAAAGATGAGCTGGTGTATAAcggggagctggagctggagaacaAACTGGTGGAGAAACCCGCGGGGTTCACGGCCCCGAAATTCCCCGCCACCAACGGACACTGCGTCAACGGCGAGGACGGGCGGGTGAAGGCCTCGCTGAGCCGGCAGGTGTCCGCggccagctgcagctctgcccagctgcacCTGAGGAACTTGCACCAGAAGTGGATGTTCAGCCAGCTCGGGAAGCAGGCGGCCGGCAGCCCGGACCAGCCGGCCCGCAGCCACCTGGACGACGACGGGATGCCCGTCTACAGCGACGTCATCCAGCAGCGCCTGCGCCAGATCGAGACGGGCCACCAGCAGGAGGTGGAGACCCTCAAGAAGCAGGTGCAGGAGCTGAAGAGCCGCCTGGAGAGCCAGCTCCTCAACAGCTCCCTGCGCCTCAACGGCGACTACGGCGACGAAGTG ACGTCTATTCCCGACTCGGAAAGCAATCTGGATCAGAACTGCTTGTCTCgctgcagcacagagatttTCTCTGAAGCCAGCTGGGAACAGGTGGATAAACAGGATACAGAG GTGACGCGGTGGCTCCCGGATCACCTGGCCGCGCACTGCTACGGCTGCGACAGCGCCTTCTGGCTCGCCAGTCGGAAACACCACTGCAG
- the MTMR3 gene encoding myotubularin-related protein 3 isoform X6, with the protein MDEETQHSLECIQANQIFPRKQLIREDENLQVPFIELHGESTEYVGRAEDAIIALSNYRLHIKFKESVVNVPLQLIESVECRDIFQLHLTCKDCKVIRCQFSTFEQCQDWLKRLNNAIRPPSKIEDLFSFAYHAWCMEVYASEKEQHGDLCRPGEHVTSRFKNEVERMGFDMNNAWRISNINEKYKLCGSYPQEIIVPAWITDKELESVASFRSWKRIPAVVYRHQSNGAVISRCGQPEVSWWGWRNADDEHLVQSVAKACASDSRSNSNKLMNGNCSRDLSNGGDLSDVEFDSSISNASGAESLAIQPQKLLILDARSYAAAVANRAKGGGCECPEYYPNCEVVFMGMANIHSIRKSFQSLRLLCTQMPDPGNWLSALESTKWLQHLSVLLKSALLVVHAVDRDQRPVLVHCSDGWDRTPQIVALAKLLLDPYYRTTEGFQVLVETEWLDFGHKFADRCGHGENSDDLNERCPVFLQWLDCVHQLQRQFPCSFEFNEAFLVKLVQHTYSCLFGTFLCNNAKERGEKHTQERTCSVWSLLRAANKAFKNLLYSSQSESVLYPVCHVRNLMLWSAVYLPCSSPSTPADDTCAPYPVPGSSPEEQPLGRLPKTRSFDNLTTACDSSVPTTNRRSSDPSLNEKWQEHRRSLELSSLGPPGDDPFEGDGLSRQGRAPVGAELSVAAGVAEGQMENILQEATKDDVGLEEHLRGGLEAAGKGAEVGLDKEKRADNLCGEKAEVDTGTTTNNPTANPHPASRGAAELRGQQDEHSDPSSAPQKAPQGRGLQAVPSEGNRDAPNNTEEEGVGKGEGEAESPYSTAQASLALPLTALLEERTSNIESSTETLTETEAKPELMPRAPCHRPHPFDNSADELSQTVESRPEGECMIELQKLGSRAHRTSGSSTTHLPMPSPCALPLADRKDELVYNGELELENKLVEKPAGFTAPKFPATNGHCVNGEDGRVKASLSRQVSAASCSSAQLHLRNLHQKWMFSQLGKQAAGSPDQPARSHLDDDGMPVYSDVIQQRLRQIETGHQQEVETLKKQVQELKSRLESQLLNSSLRLNGDYGDEVTSIPDSESNLDQNCLSRCSTEIFSEASWEQVDKQDTEVTRWLPDHLAAHCYGCDSAFWLASRKHHCRI; encoded by the exons ATG GATGAGGAGACTCAGCACAGCCTTGAATGCATCCAGGCTAATCAGATTTTTCCCAGGAAGCAGCTGATCCGAGAGGATGAGAACCTTCAG GTGCCCTTCATTGAGCTCCACGGGGAGAGCACGGAGTACGTGGGACGAGCAGAGGATGCCATCATTGCCCTTTCCAACTACAGGCTCCACATCAAGTTCAAGGAGTCTGTGGTGAAT GTTCCATTGCAGCTCATCGAGAGTGTGGAGTGCCGGGATATATTCCAGCTTCATTTGACTTGCAAGGACTGCAAGGTTATAAG GTGTCAGTTTTCCACCTTTGAGCAGTGTCAGGACTGGCTGAAGAGGCTGAACAATGCCATCCGCCCCCCGTCCAAGATTGAGGACCTGTTCTCCTTTGCCTACCACGCCTGGTGCATGGAGGTTTACGCCAGTGAGAAGGAGCAGCACGGGGACTTGTGTCGGCCAG GAGAACATGTAACTTCCAGGTTTAAGAACGAAGTGGAGCGGATGGGGTTTGATATGAACAATGCCTGGAGGATTTCCAACATCAATGAGAAGTACAA GCTGTGTGGCAGTTACCCCCAGGAGATCATCGTTCCCGCCTGGATCACGGACAAGGAGCTGGAGAGCGTGGCCAGCTTCCGCTCCTGGAAGCGCATCCCTGCCGTGGTGTACAG GCACCAGAGCAATGGGGCAGTGATCTCCCGCTGCGGCCAGCCCGAGGTgagctggtggggctggaggaaCGCTGACGATGAGCACCTGGTGCAGTCCGTAGCCAAAGCCTGTGCCTCAGACTCCAGGTCCAACAGTAACAAGTTAATGAATGGGAATTGCTCCAGGGATTTGTCCAATGGAGGGGACCTCTCTGACGTGGAATTTG ACTCCTCCATCTCCAATGCCTCAGGAGCAGAGAGTTTGGCAATCCAGCCTCAGAAGCTTTTGATCCTGGACGCGCGATCTTACGCAGCAGCCGTGGCCAACAGAGCCAAGGGGGGTGGCTGTGAGTGCCCAG AATATTACCCCAACTGTGAAGTGGTGTTCATGGGGATGGCAAACATCCATTCCATCCGCAAGAGCTTCCAGTCGCTGCGTCTGCTCTGCACACAAATGCCAGATCCAGGAAA TTGGCTGTCAGCTCTGGAGAGCACCAAGTGGCTGCAGCACCTGTCAGTGCTCCTGAAATCCGCGCTGCTGGTGGTGCACGCCGTGGACCGCGACCAGCGGCCGGTGCTGGTTCACTGCTCCGACGGCTGGGACCGCACGCCCCAGATCGTGGCCCTGGCCAAACTCCTGCTGGACCCCTACTACAGGACCACCGAG ggtttCCAGGTGCTGGTGGAGACGGAGTGGCTGGATTTTGGCCACAAGTTTGCAGATCGCTGTGGCCACGGGGAGAATTCTGACGACCTCAATGAGCGCTGCCCGGTGTTCCTGCAGTGGCTGGACTGCGTCCATCAGCTCCAGAGGCAGTTCCCCTGCTCCTTCGAATTTAACGAAGCATTCCTT GTGAAGTTGGTGCAGCACACCTACTCCTGCCTCTTTGGAACATTCCTGTGCAACAATGcgaaagagagaggagagaaacaCACTCAGGAACGGACCTGCTCCGTCTGGTCTTTGCTGCGGGCAGCAAACAAAGCCTTCAAAAACCTGCTCTACTCCTCCCAGTCGGAATCT GTGCTGTATCCCGTGTGCCATGTGCGGAACTTGATGCTCTGGAGCGCCGTTtacctgccctgctcctccccctCCACGCCCGCCGACGACACCTGTGCCCCgtaccctgtgccaggctctaGCCCCGAAGAGCAGCCTCTGGGCAG GCTACCAAAGACGAGATCCTTCGACAATCTGACGACAGCCTGTGACAGCAGCGTGCCTACAACCAACCGCCGGAGCAGCGACCCCAGCCTCAACGAGAAGTGGCAGGAGCACCGGCGCTCGCTGGAGCTCAGCAGCCTGGGCCCCCCTGGGGACGACCCCTTCGAGGGGGACGGGCTGagccggcagggcagggcccccGTGGGGGCAGAGCTCTCTGTGGCAGCCGGGGTGGCAGAGGGACAAATGGAGAACATTCTGCAGGAGGCCACTAAAGATGATGTTGGGCTGGAGGAGCACTTGAGGGGTggcctggaggcagcagggaaaggggctgAGGTTGGCCTGGATAAGGAGAAGAGAGCTGACAATCTGTGTGGGGAAAAGGCCGAGGTGGATACAGGTACCACAACGAACAATCCCACAGCCAACCCACACCCGGCCTCACGCGGTGCTGCGGAGCTCAGAGGACAGCAGGACGAGCACAGCGACCCCAGCAGCGCTCCCCAGAAGGCCCCTCAGGGGAGAGGACTGCAGGCTGTTCCTTCCGAGGGAAACAGAGATGCTCCAAACAACACGGAGGAGGAAGGTGTTGGGAAAGgtgaaggagaagcagaaagcccgtacagcacagcccaggccagccttgccttgcctctgacagccctgctggaggAAAGGACATCCAACATCGAAAGCTCCACAGAAACCTTAACGGAGACCGAAGCAAAGCCCGAGCTCATGCCCAGGGCTCCGTGCCACAGACCTCACCCCTTCGACAACAGCGCTGATGAGCTGTCCCAAACTGTAGAGAGCAGGCCCGAGGGGGAGTGCATGATAGAGCTCCAAAAACTGGGATCAAGAGCGCATAGGACTTCTGGTAGCAGCACCACACACCTCCCGATGCCTTCCCCTTGTGCCTTGCCTCTAGCAGACCGCAAAGATGAGCTGGTGTATAAcggggagctggagctggagaacaAACTGGTGGAGAAACCCGCGGGGTTCACGGCCCCGAAATTCCCCGCCACCAACGGACACTGCGTCAACGGCGAGGACGGGCGGGTGAAGGCCTCGCTGAGCCGGCAGGTGTCCGCggccagctgcagctctgcccagctgcacCTGAGGAACTTGCACCAGAAGTGGATGTTCAGCCAGCTCGGGAAGCAGGCGGCCGGCAGCCCGGACCAGCCGGCCCGCAGCCACCTGGACGACGACGGGATGCCCGTCTACAGCGACGTCATCCAGCAGCGCCTGCGCCAGATCGAGACGGGCCACCAGCAGGAGGTGGAGACCCTCAAGAAGCAGGTGCAGGAGCTGAAGAGCCGCCTGGAGAGCCAGCTCCTCAACAGCTCCCTGCGCCTCAACGGCGACTACGGCGACGAAGTG ACGTCTATTCCCGACTCGGAAAGCAATCTGGATCAGAACTGCTTGTCTCgctgcagcacagagatttTCTCTGAAGCCAGCTGGGAACAGGTGGATAAACAGGATACAGAG GTGACGCGGTGGCTCCCGGATCACCTGGCCGCGCACTGCTACGGCTGCGACAGCGCCTTCTGGCTCGCCAGTCGGAAACACCACTGCAG
- the MTMR3 gene encoding myotubularin-related protein 3 isoform X1, with product MDEETQHSLECIQANQIFPRKQLIREDENLQVPFIELHGESTEYVGRAEDAIIALSNYRLHIKFKESVVNVPLQLIESVECRDIFQLHLTCKDCKVIRCQFSTFEQCQDWLKRLNNAIRPPSKIEDLFSFAYHAWCMEVYASEKEQHGDLCRPGEHVTSRFKNEVERMGFDMNNAWRISNINEKYKLCGSYPQEIIVPAWITDKELESVASFRSWKRIPAVVYRHQSNGAVISRCGQPEVSWWGWRNADDEHLVQSVAKACASDSRSNSNKLMNGNCSRDLSNGGDLSDVEFDSSISNASGAESLAIQPQKLLILDARSYAAAVANRAKGGGCECPEYYPNCEVVFMGMANIHSIRKSFQSLRLLCTQMPDPGNWLSALESTKWLQHLSVLLKSALLVVHAVDRDQRPVLVHCSDGWDRTPQIVALAKLLLDPYYRTTEGFQVLVETEWLDFGHKFADRCGHGENSDDLNERCPVFLQWLDCVHQLQRQFPCSFEFNEAFLVKLVQHTYSCLFGTFLCNNAKERGEKHTQERTCSVWSLLRAANKAFKNLLYSSQSESVLYPVCHVRNLMLWSAVYLPCSSPSTPADDTCAPYPVPGSSPEEQPLGRLPKTRSFDNLTTACDSSVPTTNRRSSDPSLNEKWQEHRRSLELSSLGPPGDDPFEGDGLSRQGRAPVGAELSVAAGVAEGQMENILQEATKDDVGLEEHLRGGLEAAGKGAEVGLDKEKRADNLCGEKAEVDTGTTTNNPTANPHPASRGAAELRGQQDEHSDPSSAPQKAPQGRGLQAVPSEGNRDAPNNTEEEGVGKGEGEAESPYSTAQASLALPLTALLEERTSNIESSTETLTETEAKPELMPRAPCHRPHPFDNSADELSQTVESRPEGECMIELQKLGSRAHRTSGSSTTHLPMPSPCALPLADRKDELVYNGELELENKLVEKPAGFTAPKFPATNGHCVNGEDGRVKASLSRQVSAASCSSAQLHLRNLHQKWMFSQLGKQAAGSPDQPARSHLDDDGMPVYSDVIQQRLRQIETGHQQEVETLKKQVQELKSRLESQLLNSSLRLNGDYGDEVTSIPDSESNLDQNCLSRCSTEIFSEASWEQVDKQDTEVTRWLPDHLAAHCYGCDSAFWLASRKHHCRDTDRVDQLWNCGNVFCSSCCNQKVPVPSQQLFEPSRVCKSCYSSLHPGSSSLDLELDKPITATSN from the exons ATG GATGAGGAGACTCAGCACAGCCTTGAATGCATCCAGGCTAATCAGATTTTTCCCAGGAAGCAGCTGATCCGAGAGGATGAGAACCTTCAG GTGCCCTTCATTGAGCTCCACGGGGAGAGCACGGAGTACGTGGGACGAGCAGAGGATGCCATCATTGCCCTTTCCAACTACAGGCTCCACATCAAGTTCAAGGAGTCTGTGGTGAAT GTTCCATTGCAGCTCATCGAGAGTGTGGAGTGCCGGGATATATTCCAGCTTCATTTGACTTGCAAGGACTGCAAGGTTATAAG GTGTCAGTTTTCCACCTTTGAGCAGTGTCAGGACTGGCTGAAGAGGCTGAACAATGCCATCCGCCCCCCGTCCAAGATTGAGGACCTGTTCTCCTTTGCCTACCACGCCTGGTGCATGGAGGTTTACGCCAGTGAGAAGGAGCAGCACGGGGACTTGTGTCGGCCAG GAGAACATGTAACTTCCAGGTTTAAGAACGAAGTGGAGCGGATGGGGTTTGATATGAACAATGCCTGGAGGATTTCCAACATCAATGAGAAGTACAA GCTGTGTGGCAGTTACCCCCAGGAGATCATCGTTCCCGCCTGGATCACGGACAAGGAGCTGGAGAGCGTGGCCAGCTTCCGCTCCTGGAAGCGCATCCCTGCCGTGGTGTACAG GCACCAGAGCAATGGGGCAGTGATCTCCCGCTGCGGCCAGCCCGAGGTgagctggtggggctggaggaaCGCTGACGATGAGCACCTGGTGCAGTCCGTAGCCAAAGCCTGTGCCTCAGACTCCAGGTCCAACAGTAACAAGTTAATGAATGGGAATTGCTCCAGGGATTTGTCCAATGGAGGGGACCTCTCTGACGTGGAATTTG ACTCCTCCATCTCCAATGCCTCAGGAGCAGAGAGTTTGGCAATCCAGCCTCAGAAGCTTTTGATCCTGGACGCGCGATCTTACGCAGCAGCCGTGGCCAACAGAGCCAAGGGGGGTGGCTGTGAGTGCCCAG AATATTACCCCAACTGTGAAGTGGTGTTCATGGGGATGGCAAACATCCATTCCATCCGCAAGAGCTTCCAGTCGCTGCGTCTGCTCTGCACACAAATGCCAGATCCAGGAAA TTGGCTGTCAGCTCTGGAGAGCACCAAGTGGCTGCAGCACCTGTCAGTGCTCCTGAAATCCGCGCTGCTGGTGGTGCACGCCGTGGACCGCGACCAGCGGCCGGTGCTGGTTCACTGCTCCGACGGCTGGGACCGCACGCCCCAGATCGTGGCCCTGGCCAAACTCCTGCTGGACCCCTACTACAGGACCACCGAG ggtttCCAGGTGCTGGTGGAGACGGAGTGGCTGGATTTTGGCCACAAGTTTGCAGATCGCTGTGGCCACGGGGAGAATTCTGACGACCTCAATGAGCGCTGCCCGGTGTTCCTGCAGTGGCTGGACTGCGTCCATCAGCTCCAGAGGCAGTTCCCCTGCTCCTTCGAATTTAACGAAGCATTCCTT GTGAAGTTGGTGCAGCACACCTACTCCTGCCTCTTTGGAACATTCCTGTGCAACAATGcgaaagagagaggagagaaacaCACTCAGGAACGGACCTGCTCCGTCTGGTCTTTGCTGCGGGCAGCAAACAAAGCCTTCAAAAACCTGCTCTACTCCTCCCAGTCGGAATCT GTGCTGTATCCCGTGTGCCATGTGCGGAACTTGATGCTCTGGAGCGCCGTTtacctgccctgctcctccccctCCACGCCCGCCGACGACACCTGTGCCCCgtaccctgtgccaggctctaGCCCCGAAGAGCAGCCTCTGGGCAG GCTACCAAAGACGAGATCCTTCGACAATCTGACGACAGCCTGTGACAGCAGCGTGCCTACAACCAACCGCCGGAGCAGCGACCCCAGCCTCAACGAGAAGTGGCAGGAGCACCGGCGCTCGCTGGAGCTCAGCAGCCTGGGCCCCCCTGGGGACGACCCCTTCGAGGGGGACGGGCTGagccggcagggcagggcccccGTGGGGGCAGAGCTCTCTGTGGCAGCCGGGGTGGCAGAGGGACAAATGGAGAACATTCTGCAGGAGGCCACTAAAGATGATGTTGGGCTGGAGGAGCACTTGAGGGGTggcctggaggcagcagggaaaggggctgAGGTTGGCCTGGATAAGGAGAAGAGAGCTGACAATCTGTGTGGGGAAAAGGCCGAGGTGGATACAGGTACCACAACGAACAATCCCACAGCCAACCCACACCCGGCCTCACGCGGTGCTGCGGAGCTCAGAGGACAGCAGGACGAGCACAGCGACCCCAGCAGCGCTCCCCAGAAGGCCCCTCAGGGGAGAGGACTGCAGGCTGTTCCTTCCGAGGGAAACAGAGATGCTCCAAACAACACGGAGGAGGAAGGTGTTGGGAAAGgtgaaggagaagcagaaagcccgtacagcacagcccaggccagccttgccttgcctctgacagccctgctggaggAAAGGACATCCAACATCGAAAGCTCCACAGAAACCTTAACGGAGACCGAAGCAAAGCCCGAGCTCATGCCCAGGGCTCCGTGCCACAGACCTCACCCCTTCGACAACAGCGCTGATGAGCTGTCCCAAACTGTAGAGAGCAGGCCCGAGGGGGAGTGCATGATAGAGCTCCAAAAACTGGGATCAAGAGCGCATAGGACTTCTGGTAGCAGCACCACACACCTCCCGATGCCTTCCCCTTGTGCCTTGCCTCTAGCAGACCGCAAAGATGAGCTGGTGTATAAcggggagctggagctggagaacaAACTGGTGGAGAAACCCGCGGGGTTCACGGCCCCGAAATTCCCCGCCACCAACGGACACTGCGTCAACGGCGAGGACGGGCGGGTGAAGGCCTCGCTGAGCCGGCAGGTGTCCGCggccagctgcagctctgcccagctgcacCTGAGGAACTTGCACCAGAAGTGGATGTTCAGCCAGCTCGGGAAGCAGGCGGCCGGCAGCCCGGACCAGCCGGCCCGCAGCCACCTGGACGACGACGGGATGCCCGTCTACAGCGACGTCATCCAGCAGCGCCTGCGCCAGATCGAGACGGGCCACCAGCAGGAGGTGGAGACCCTCAAGAAGCAGGTGCAGGAGCTGAAGAGCCGCCTGGAGAGCCAGCTCCTCAACAGCTCCCTGCGCCTCAACGGCGACTACGGCGACGAAGTG ACGTCTATTCCCGACTCGGAAAGCAATCTGGATCAGAACTGCTTGTCTCgctgcagcacagagatttTCTCTGAAGCCAGCTGGGAACAGGTGGATAAACAGGATACAGAG GTGACGCGGTGGCTCCCGGATCACCTGGCCGCGCACTGCTACGGCTGCGACAGCGCCTTCTGGCTCGCCAGTCGGAAACACCACTGCAG